The following proteins come from a genomic window of Pirellula staleyi DSM 6068:
- a CDS encoding ROK family protein translates to MYETVSLDKAQQPLFLGFDVGGTNLKLGIVDDRGRVLARGSIPTNESAGPADAVRRAHSFVSEMLAKLGLKISDLAAVGLGTPGTLDIKAGRILEPHNLPHWFHFPIRECVSLAFGLPVSFANDANAAAYGEFWVGSGKAFHSMILLTLGTGVGGGIIIGDMSIDGENSHGSECGHIIIDCNPTARVCPCGQPGHLEGYCSATALVRRASELLSTGRDTSIRVRLDADEELSALLIAQEAEKGDLFSIELIDELAHYLAVGITSLMHTIDPGAVVLGGAMNFGGHQSPLGRRFLGSIRAGVTQYAFRIPAQRTTIDFAMLGGDAGFIGAAGIARVDHHKKRG, encoded by the coding sequence GTGTACGAGACCGTTTCGCTCGACAAAGCACAACAGCCCCTCTTCCTCGGATTTGATGTCGGAGGGACCAACCTTAAGCTTGGTATCGTCGACGATCGGGGACGCGTTCTGGCCCGGGGATCGATTCCGACCAACGAATCGGCAGGACCAGCCGACGCTGTTCGCCGGGCGCACTCGTTTGTGTCCGAAATGCTTGCCAAATTGGGACTTAAGATCTCGGATTTGGCGGCCGTTGGACTCGGAACACCGGGAACGCTCGATATTAAAGCAGGGCGAATCCTCGAGCCCCATAATCTGCCGCACTGGTTCCATTTTCCGATTCGCGAATGTGTTTCGCTTGCCTTCGGACTGCCGGTCAGCTTTGCCAACGACGCCAACGCCGCCGCGTATGGCGAGTTTTGGGTCGGCAGTGGTAAAGCCTTTCATAGCATGATCTTACTGACCCTAGGAACGGGCGTTGGTGGGGGCATTATCATCGGCGATATGTCGATCGATGGCGAAAACAGCCACGGCAGCGAATGCGGGCATATCATCATCGACTGTAACCCCACGGCGCGAGTTTGCCCCTGTGGTCAGCCGGGGCATTTAGAAGGGTACTGTAGCGCCACGGCCCTGGTGCGTCGTGCGTCGGAACTTCTTTCCACGGGGAGAGATACGTCGATTCGTGTGCGACTGGATGCCGATGAAGAACTCTCGGCCCTGCTCATTGCCCAGGAGGCGGAGAAGGGGGATCTGTTTTCCATTGAGCTGATCGATGAGCTAGCCCATTATCTCGCAGTGGGAATCACCAGCTTGATGCACACCATCGATCCCGGGGCGGTGGTGCTCGGCGGGGCAATGAATTTTGGGGGACATCAGTCTCCCTTGGGGCGACGCTTTCTGGGCTCGATTCGGGCTGGCGTGACGCAGTACGCCTTTCGCATTCCTGCCCAGCGGACTACGATCGATTTTGCGATGCTCGGGGGAGATGCCGGATTTATCGGCGCCGCCGGGATCGCCCGCGTCGACCATCACAAAAAGCGAGGCTGA
- the bshB1 gene encoding bacillithiol biosynthesis deacetylase BshB1, protein MTSLTSVPFPKLDVLVVAPHPDDAELGCGGTILKLRAEGKKVGVLDLTSGEPTPHGSLEIRASETARATEILGLDWRGNLGLPNRMLEHTLEARKALASLIRQLRPVWLFAPYWEDAHPDHVAATPLIEAARFWAKLSKTDMPGEPWHPARVYHYYCVHLKMVPQPAFVVDISDVWEQKIASIAAYESQFITGRTATPTFLERLREEAAFWGKSIGVNYGEPITSREPIGMKSLASLV, encoded by the coding sequence ATGACCTCGCTGACTAGCGTCCCTTTTCCCAAACTCGACGTGCTGGTGGTGGCTCCGCACCCCGACGATGCTGAACTTGGCTGCGGTGGCACGATTCTGAAATTGCGGGCCGAAGGAAAGAAAGTCGGTGTGCTTGATCTCACCAGTGGTGAGCCCACACCCCACGGATCGCTCGAGATTCGCGCCTCGGAAACTGCTCGAGCTACCGAAATCCTCGGGCTCGATTGGCGCGGCAATCTGGGGCTGCCCAATCGCATGCTCGAGCACACCCTCGAGGCTCGCAAAGCCTTGGCCAGTCTGATTCGTCAACTTCGCCCCGTTTGGCTGTTTGCTCCGTACTGGGAGGATGCTCATCCCGATCACGTTGCGGCAACTCCGCTGATCGAGGCAGCCCGCTTTTGGGCCAAGCTCAGTAAGACCGATATGCCGGGCGAACCGTGGCATCCCGCACGGGTTTATCACTACTACTGCGTCCATTTGAAGATGGTGCCGCAGCCCGCCTTTGTGGTCGATATCAGCGACGTGTGGGAACAGAAAATCGCTTCGATTGCGGCCTACGAAAGCCAGTTCATCACTGGCCGCACTGCCACCCCCACGTTCCTCGAGCGACTCCGCGAAGAAGCCGCCTTTTGGGGCAAATCGATTGGCGTGAACTATGGCGAGCCCATCACCAGCCGCGAACCGATCGGCATGAAAAGCCTCGCCTCGCTGGTGTGA
- a CDS encoding DUF1559 domain-containing protein: MKTLFQLKNVRQRVRERIQQRAFTLVELLVVIAIIGVLVALLLPAVQAAREAARRMQCGNNLKQIGIAIHNYHDTNNSFPPSAVKEKLQDGGGSAQALVWSGSILPFIEQKNMFDSIVGMGFGINWADDSTNELILRTKLPAFQCPSSPDMGQTWDDGSATARHRASYGCVVTGTVGFTITSNATNGESKHHMDDGGYGHARWNGPFLMQNNTTTFGDIIDGSSNTLFVGERYRDKATNRNYIYVGTPNGQDEHARWSGSTGIQLNSLDTGTQGFAGFHSAHPSGAQFAVGDGSVRLINENVDRYIYACLGTRNGGEAVQIP; the protein is encoded by the coding sequence ATGAAGACACTATTCCAACTAAAAAACGTGCGTCAAAGAGTCAGAGAGAGAATTCAGCAGCGTGCATTTACGCTCGTTGAACTCCTGGTGGTGATTGCGATCATCGGCGTGCTCGTCGCGTTGCTGCTACCAGCGGTTCAAGCTGCCCGTGAGGCTGCCCGACGCATGCAGTGCGGCAACAACCTGAAACAGATCGGCATTGCAATTCACAACTATCACGACACCAACAACTCCTTCCCACCATCGGCGGTGAAAGAGAAGTTGCAAGACGGGGGTGGCAGTGCCCAAGCGCTGGTATGGAGCGGATCAATCCTCCCCTTCATCGAGCAGAAGAACATGTTTGACTCGATTGTTGGGATGGGTTTCGGCATCAACTGGGCAGACGATAGCACCAACGAATTGATACTCCGCACCAAACTGCCAGCATTCCAATGCCCTTCTTCGCCTGACATGGGCCAGACCTGGGATGATGGAAGTGCCACTGCACGTCATCGTGCAAGCTATGGCTGTGTTGTTACGGGCACAGTCGGCTTTACTATCACCAGCAATGCAACCAACGGCGAAAGTAAGCACCACATGGACGATGGTGGCTACGGTCACGCTCGTTGGAATGGTCCATTTTTGATGCAGAACAACACCACCACCTTCGGCGATATTATCGACGGCTCGAGCAACACGCTTTTTGTCGGTGAACGCTATCGCGATAAAGCAACGAACCGGAACTACATTTACGTCGGCACTCCCAACGGCCAAGACGAGCATGCACGCTGGTCCGGCTCCACAGGCATTCAGCTCAATTCGCTCGATACTGGCACACAGGGTTTCGCTGGCTTTCACAGCGCGCATCCGAGCGGAGCTCAGTTTGCTGTGGGGGACGGTTCTGTTCGATTGATTAACGAGAACGTCGATCGCTATATCTACGCGTGCCTCGGCACGCGCAACGGCGGCGAAGCTGTGCAGATTCCGTAA
- the xerC gene encoding tyrosine recombinase XerC yields MHAAIGQFLRYLVVERGAAELTSKSYREDLTSLADYLTQAYGREPKPSEITPLDLRGYVSALHEAGYAKTSIARRLASLRTFYKFAQREGMADSNPAKPLRNPRKDRKLPHFLAGDELGKLLEAPPADDPAGLRDRAMLETLYSAGLRVSELVGMNDEDLDLDEGVVRIRGKGSKERLAPLGSFALRAIKKWLAHRKLASISVSSTRKSASKAGHGTPVFTNKFGKRLTTRSVARMLEKYLKLTGLDLRTTPHTLRHTFATHLLDRGADIRSVQELLGHKSLVTTQIYTHVSTAALKAVYERAHPRARNKSGRPPSSSSKEAG; encoded by the coding sequence ATGCATGCCGCCATCGGACAGTTCCTGCGATATTTAGTGGTCGAACGTGGCGCGGCTGAACTCACCAGCAAAAGCTATCGCGAAGATCTGACATCGCTGGCCGATTATCTGACGCAAGCCTATGGCCGAGAGCCCAAGCCGAGCGAGATCACGCCGCTCGATCTGCGCGGCTACGTGAGTGCGCTGCACGAAGCGGGTTACGCCAAAACGTCGATTGCGCGGAGGCTCGCTTCGCTCCGCACGTTCTATAAGTTTGCGCAGCGCGAAGGGATGGCTGATTCCAATCCGGCCAAGCCACTTCGCAATCCGCGAAAAGATCGCAAGCTGCCGCACTTCCTGGCGGGGGATGAACTGGGCAAGTTGCTCGAAGCTCCGCCAGCCGACGATCCCGCAGGACTTCGCGATCGGGCGATGCTCGAAACGCTCTACTCCGCCGGTCTTCGCGTCAGCGAACTAGTCGGTATGAACGACGAAGATCTCGACCTCGACGAAGGGGTTGTACGCATCCGTGGCAAAGGTTCAAAAGAACGGCTCGCGCCGCTTGGCTCGTTCGCGTTGCGGGCCATCAAGAAGTGGTTGGCGCATCGCAAATTGGCCTCGATTTCGGTCAGCAGCACGCGCAAATCGGCGAGCAAAGCGGGCCATGGTACACCCGTGTTTACCAACAAGTTCGGGAAGCGGCTGACGACCCGCAGCGTGGCCCGCATGCTGGAAAAATACTTGAAGCTCACCGGGCTCGACCTGCGCACCACACCCCACACATTGCGTCACACCTTTGCCACGCATCTGCTCGACCGTGGTGCCGACATTCGTAGCGTGCAAGAACTCCTGGGCCACAAGAGCCTCGTCACGACCCAGATCTACACTCACGTCAGCACCGCTGCTCTCAAAGCGGTTTACGAGCGCGCTCATCCCCGCGCTCGCAACAAATCCGGCCGCCCCCCAAGCTCCAGCAGCAAAGAAGCGGGCTAA